The Pseudomonas baetica genome includes a region encoding these proteins:
- a CDS encoding alkaline phosphatase D family protein: MSPKPDDLIALPPVLAGPLLRRLEPTRMVMWLVATRPLSLTLRLQGVGDIALDAEKCTVIPVGSRAFVHLIDVRLDSALPFDTVIDYDLLIDGQERIADWAPHLVYGNATCPNFVVRSQIDQLLHGSCRKPHHPAADGLLCVDQLLAAETDPQQRPALLMMSGDQVYADDVAGPMLRAIHALIKRLGLFDEHLEGAVVSDSAKLYEHSASYYHRADLLPALESNETLRERFFGGARKPIFTSSSADNHLVTFAEVMAMYLLVWSPVAWTLINPTAPALTPERLKRYALEQTRIDGFKAGLGNVARALAHLPSLMIFDDHDITDDWNLSAQWEETAYGHPFSKRIIGNALIAYMLCQGWGNNPDAFNEVLEKTRGLSASGDDHYLDSPVQDALIDDLLRFQNWHFVLPTRPALVVLDTRTRRWRSEMALKQPSGLLDWEALTELQQELLDHPSAIIVSPAPIFGVKLIESVQKVFSWCGYPLLVDAENWMAHRGAAQVILNIFRHSRTPGNYVVLSGDVHYSFVYEVLIRHRKAGPRIWQITSSGIKNEFPPALLEWFDRLNRWLYSPRSPLNWLTKRRRMRIVPYTPEHAEAGERLWNSAGIGQVFFNEQGQPREIIQHNANGATKTRMLAPDLSDYPD, encoded by the coding sequence ATGTCTCCAAAACCTGATGACCTGATTGCGCTGCCACCTGTGTTGGCCGGCCCGCTGCTGCGACGGCTGGAACCAACGCGAATGGTCATGTGGCTGGTCGCTACGCGTCCGTTGTCGCTGACCTTGCGCCTGCAAGGTGTAGGAGACATCGCCCTCGATGCCGAGAAATGCACGGTTATCCCCGTAGGCAGTCGAGCCTTCGTGCACCTCATTGATGTCCGCCTCGACAGCGCCCTGCCCTTCGACACCGTTATCGACTATGACTTGCTGATCGACGGCCAGGAGCGGATCGCCGATTGGGCGCCGCATCTGGTGTATGGCAACGCCACTTGCCCGAACTTCGTCGTGCGCTCGCAGATCGATCAGTTGCTCCACGGTTCCTGCCGCAAGCCGCATCACCCGGCGGCGGACGGTTTGCTCTGTGTCGATCAACTGTTGGCTGCCGAAACCGATCCTCAGCAACGCCCTGCTCTATTGATGATGAGCGGCGATCAGGTCTACGCCGATGATGTTGCCGGGCCGATGCTGCGGGCGATTCATGCCTTGATCAAACGGCTCGGCCTGTTCGACGAACACCTCGAAGGCGCCGTGGTCAGCGACAGCGCCAAGCTTTACGAACACTCGGCAAGCTACTACCACCGTGCGGATTTGTTACCGGCGCTGGAGAGCAACGAGACCTTGCGCGAGCGATTTTTCGGCGGTGCGCGTAAGCCGATTTTCACCAGCAGCAGTGCCGACAATCATCTGGTGACCTTCGCCGAAGTCATGGCGATGTACTTGCTGGTGTGGTCGCCGGTTGCATGGACGCTGATCAATCCGACAGCGCCTGCGCTGACGCCAGAAAGACTCAAGCGCTATGCCCTCGAACAGACGCGTATCGATGGCTTCAAGGCCGGTTTGGGCAACGTCGCCCGAGCGTTGGCGCACCTGCCGAGTCTGATGATTTTTGATGATCACGACATCACCGACGACTGGAATCTCTCGGCGCAGTGGGAGGAAACAGCCTACGGCCATCCGTTCTCCAAACGCATCATCGGCAATGCGTTGATCGCTTACATGCTCTGTCAGGGCTGGGGCAACAACCCGGATGCCTTCAACGAAGTACTGGAGAAAACCCGAGGCCTGAGCGCCAGCGGCGATGACCACTATCTCGACAGCCCGGTGCAGGACGCGCTGATCGATGACCTGCTGCGCTTTCAGAACTGGCATTTCGTGCTGCCAACCCGTCCCGCACTGGTGGTGCTCGACACCCGTACCCGGCGCTGGCGCAGCGAAATGGCGCTCAAGCAACCGTCGGGCCTGCTCGACTGGGAGGCGTTGACCGAACTGCAACAGGAACTGCTCGATCACCCCTCGGCGATCATCGTTTCGCCCGCGCCGATCTTCGGCGTGAAGCTGATTGAAAGCGTGCAAAAAGTCTTCAGTTGGTGCGGTTATCCACTGCTGGTCGATGCGGAAAACTGGATGGCCCATCGGGGGGCTGCACAGGTGATCCTGAATATTTTCAGGCACTCGCGCACACCTGGGAACTACGTGGTGCTGTCCGGCGATGTGCATTATTCCTTCGTCTACGAAGTGCTGATAAGGCACCGCAAGGCTGGCCCGCGAATCTGGCAGATCACCAGCAGCGGCATCAAGAACGAGTTTCCGCCGGCGCTATTGGAGTGGTTCGACCGCCTCAACCGCTGGCTCTACTCGCCGCGCTCGCCACTGAACTGGCTGACCAAACGCCGACGCATGCGCATCGTGCCGTATACGCCGGAACATGCCGAAGCCGGTGAACGGCTGTGGAATTCGGCGGGGATCGGGCAGGTGTTTTTCAATGAGCAGGGACAGCCGCGAGAGATCATTCAGCACAACGCCAATGGCGCGACGAAGACGCGGATGCTGGCGCCGGATTTGTCGGATTATCCTGATTAG